Sequence from the Amycolatopsis sp. NBC_00345 genome:
CTGTCGCCGAGGATCTTCTCGTTCCCCGTCATCACCCCGGAGAACGCCTTCATCGCCTCCGCGATGTTGCGCCACGCCTCGGCGTCGGCGGACATCTTCGAGAAGTCGCCGGTGATCGGCTCGATGAACTCCTGCGTGAGCGACTTGCCGGTGATCTGCTGGAAGATCCACTCGACCGCCAGCACCTCGACGCCGGCGTCCTTCACCAGGTCCTGGATGTCATCGCCGGACGTGTCCTCCGGCGGCTGCAGCTGCTCGGTGATCGCGCTGCCGTTGTCGAAGCCGGACGAAGTGGAGCCGCCGGCGCCCGGCTTCTTCGGCTCTTCCTTGTCGTCCTTGGAATCGTCGTCCTTTTTCTTCTTCTTCTCTTCTTTTTCGGGCTTTTCCTTGGTGTGCTTCGGGTTCTCATGCCCGTGCCCGCCGCCGTGCTTCGCCATTTCCCTCCCCTTCCTCAGGCCTGGCCCTGGCCGGCCGGGCCCAGGTCGTCGAGCGACAGGCCCAGCTGCTTGAGGGTCTCCGCGGACTTGGTGTCGTGCTGCTCGTAGGCCGTCGCGGCGGACTGGATGCCCTGGCTCATCGAGGTGAGCCGGGTGTGCCCGAACTGGAGCGTGTCGCCGTAGAGGTCGCGCACCAGGTCGACGACCGGGCGCAGCAGCATGAACAGGCCGGTGAAGCCTGAGGTGTCGCACGCGGTGGTGCGCATGTAGTCGTTCATCTTGTCGATCTGCGCGTGCAGTCCGTCCAGTACGTCCGCGTACTCACGCATGACGTCCGGTGCCACGTCGAAGTCGGCCACCGAGTCCCTCCCCGTGATCGTTGGTCGACGAACACTATGACAGGAGGCAATCACCCAGCGTGGGGCTTTCCGGAAAATCAGCCGGTCCGGCGACGAAAACGGCCCCGGCGGGCGTGATCAGAGGTCGGGCAGGCCCAGGTCCAGGTTCGGCGCCTGCAGGCCACCGTCCACTTCGAGCACCTTGCCGGTGAGGTAGCCGCCGGCGCGCGACGCCAGGTAGACGACCGCCGCGGCGATGTCCTCGGGCTCGCCGATCCGGCGCAGGGGAGTGGCCTGCTCCATCTTGGCGCGGATCTCTTCGTTGCCCACCACCAGCTCCAGCGCGGACGTGGCCACCGAGCCGACCGAGATCGCGTTCACCCGCACCCGCGGCGCGAGGTCGACGGCGGCCAGCCGGGTGTACTGCGAGAGGGCCGCCTTCGCCGTGCCGTAAGCGAGGAAGCCGCGGCCCTGCACGCGGCCCATGATCGACGAGATGTTGACCACCGAGCCGCCGTTCTCCAGCAGCGCCGGGGTGGCCGCCGCGGTCAGCGCGTGGGCCGTGGAGACGTTGAAGCGAAAGGCTTCCTCGAGGAATTCCACTGTGGTCTCGGGCAGCGGCCGGGGGAACGTGCCGCCGACGTTGTTGACCACGATGTCGAGCCGGCCGAACGTGCTCGTCGCGGCTTCGGCCAGCGCGGCCGCGGCGGCGGGGTCGCTCAGGTCTGCGGGCACCACGTGCGCCCGGCGCCCGGCGGCGGCGACCCGCTCGGCGACCTCGTGCAGCTGGGACTCGGTGCGGGAGGCGATGACCACGTCGGCGCCCGCCTCGGCCAGCGCCACCGCGGTGGCCGCCCCGAGGCCCCGGCCGGCGCCGGTGACCACTGCGACCTGGTCCGTGAGCCGGAAGCGATCGAGGATCATGCGGCGGACGTTAACACGTTTCACTCACCGGCGGCAGCGGTCACGGCGGTGGACTCCGCGCAGCCGGGCGGACACGCTGGGTCGCTGTTATTTTCCTGACCCGCCGGAAACCGGGAGCGCCGGTTAGACTTGACGGCACCCACCCAGATCGGGTAGTTAGCAGGGCGAACTACCTGGGTCTCATCAGGGCTGGTGCTTGACGAGGAGCATCGTTCCACGCAGCCAGATCGTTACGGTTCGCGGTCGTTCTGGCCGCTCCGAGGCACTGCTGCCGTGTTTCCCAGGTGTTAAAGTCGCGCTAACAAGCGGGCCATCGTCGTCCCGTGCGCTCCCCACGGCCGGTCCGCCGGCCACCGCACGAAGACGACGAAGGAGGTCCCTTTTTCATGATCTTCTCCGCCATTCCCGGCAAGCAGGGTCTCTACGACCCGGAGACCGAGCAGGACTCCTGCGGTGTGGCCATGGTGGCCGACATCCAGGGGCGACGCTCCCACGGCATCGTCACCGACGGCCTGACCGCGCTGACCAACCTCGACCACCGCGGCGCCGCGGGAGCCGAGCCGACCAGC
This genomic interval carries:
- a CDS encoding type VII secretion target, whose translation is MADFDVAPDVMREYADVLDGLHAQIDKMNDYMRTTACDTSGFTGLFMLLRPVVDLVRDLYGDTLQFGHTRLTSMSQGIQSAATAYEQHDTKSAETLKQLGLSLDDLGPAGQGQA
- a CDS encoding SDR family oxidoreductase — its product is MILDRFRLTDQVAVVTGAGRGLGAATAVALAEAGADVVIASRTESQLHEVAERVAAAGRRAHVVPADLSDPAAAAALAEAATSTFGRLDIVVNNVGGTFPRPLPETTVEFLEEAFRFNVSTAHALTAAATPALLENGGSVVNISSIMGRVQGRGFLAYGTAKAALSQYTRLAAVDLAPRVRVNAISVGSVATSALELVVGNEEIRAKMEQATPLRRIGEPEDIAAAVVYLASRAGGYLTGKVLEVDGGLQAPNLDLGLPDL